In a genomic window of Lacrimispora sp. BS-2:
- a CDS encoding diacylglycerol kinase family protein: MYYFIVNPNSRRGRGRNIWKKVESVLKACNAEYQAFLTEKPGDARRFARELTEGCRESSVIIGVGGDGTVNEILDGISFCGSITMGYIPAGSGNDLARSLRLPKNPIRCLKKILHPKYYKLMDYGVLSYGDGEISHRRFLVSAGIGMDAAVCHSILCSKSKGLFHKLYLGRLTYLMVGIRQLILAKPSKGYILLNGVQKIEFSNAYFISVHIHPYEGGGFKFAPDANFEDGQLSVCVMNNRKKRKLIPVLLRSLMGRKSLNNGFRYYSCEEVTIHMDHPMAVHVDGESCFCQNDVQLRCIGRKLRMIV; this comes from the coding sequence ATGTACTATTTTATTGTAAACCCGAACTCACGCCGCGGACGGGGAAGAAACATTTGGAAAAAGGTAGAAAGTGTGTTAAAAGCCTGTAATGCGGAGTATCAGGCCTTTCTTACGGAGAAGCCGGGAGATGCCAGGAGATTTGCCAGAGAGCTGACGGAAGGCTGCAGGGAATCAAGCGTTATCATCGGGGTAGGCGGAGACGGAACTGTAAATGAAATTCTGGATGGGATTTCCTTCTGCGGCTCAATTACTATGGGGTATATTCCGGCAGGATCCGGTAATGATCTGGCAAGAAGCTTAAGGCTTCCAAAGAATCCGATCCGGTGCCTGAAGAAGATACTGCATCCAAAATACTATAAGCTTATGGATTATGGAGTTCTGTCCTATGGAGATGGAGAAATATCCCATCGCCGTTTTTTGGTCAGTGCGGGGATCGGAATGGACGCGGCGGTTTGTCATAGCATTCTTTGTTCTAAGTCAAAGGGACTGTTTCATAAGCTGTACCTTGGGAGGCTTACCTATCTCATGGTGGGAATCAGGCAGCTTATTCTTGCTAAGCCCTCAAAAGGCTATATTCTCCTTAACGGGGTTCAAAAGATTGAATTTAGCAACGCTTATTTTATATCCGTCCACATTCACCCTTACGAGGGCGGCGGGTTTAAATTTGCCCCGGATGCAAATTTTGAGGACGGGCAGTTGTCTGTCTGTGTTATGAACAACAGGAAAAAAAGAAAGCTGATTCCTGTACTCCTTCGTTCCCTTATGGGAAGGAAGTCCTTAAATAACGGTTTCAGGTATTATTCCTGTGAAGAAGTGACAATCCATATGGACCATCCAATGGCAGTTCATGTAGATGGAGAGAGCTGTTTTTGCCAAAACGATGTGCAGCTTCGATGCATTGGCAGAAAGCTGCGTATGATTGTATAG